In the genome of Altererythrobacter sp. TH136, one region contains:
- the thiS gene encoding sulfur carrier protein ThiS produces the protein MPAPLTLTVNGESRRTAAATIADLVCELGLAPEKVAVERNGEIAPRSRLAELALADGDVLEIVHFVGGGDHHAGTGSDGWEVAGRRFTSRLIVGTGKYKDFAQNAAALEASGAEIVTVAVRRVNVSDPNAPMLTDFIDPKKITYLPNTAGCFTADEAIRTLRLAREAGGWDLVKLEVLGEARTLYPDMRETLKATEVLSREGFLPMVYCTDDPIAAKQLEDAGAVAVMPLGAPIGSGLGIQNRVTIRLIVEGASVPVLVDAGVGTASDAAVAMELGCTGVLMNTAIAEAKDPLRMARAMKLAVEGGREAYLAGRMATRKYADPSSPLAGLI, from the coding sequence ATGCCTGCACCGCTGACACTGACCGTTAACGGCGAAAGCCGCCGCACCGCCGCCGCCACCATCGCCGATCTCGTCTGCGAACTGGGCCTGGCGCCTGAAAAGGTCGCCGTCGAGCGCAATGGCGAGATCGCCCCGCGCTCGCGGCTTGCCGAACTGGCCCTGGCCGATGGCGACGTGCTGGAGATCGTCCACTTTGTCGGCGGGGGCGACCATCACGCGGGAACGGGGTCGGACGGCTGGGAAGTCGCCGGCCGCCGTTTCACCTCCCGGCTGATCGTCGGCACCGGGAAGTACAAGGACTTCGCCCAGAACGCGGCCGCGCTGGAAGCGAGCGGGGCGGAAATCGTCACGGTGGCGGTGCGCCGGGTCAACGTCAGCGATCCGAACGCGCCGATGCTGACGGACTTCATCGATCCGAAAAAGATCACCTACCTGCCCAACACCGCGGGATGCTTCACCGCCGACGAGGCGATCCGCACGCTCCGCCTGGCGCGCGAGGCGGGCGGCTGGGACCTGGTCAAGCTGGAGGTGCTGGGCGAGGCGCGCACGCTCTACCCCGACATGCGCGAAACGCTGAAAGCGACCGAAGTGCTCAGCCGCGAGGGCTTCCTGCCGATGGTCTATTGCACCGACGATCCCATCGCGGCGAAACAGCTGGAGGATGCGGGCGCCGTGGCGGTCATGCCGCTGGGCGCGCCGATCGGATCGGGGCTGGGCATCCAGAACCGGGTCACGATCCGGCTGATCGTCGAAGGTGCCAGCGTGCCGGTGCTCGTGGATGCGGGCGTCGGCACCGCCAGCGACGCTGCCGTGGCGATGGAACTGGGCTGCACCGGGGTGCTGATGAACACCGCGATCGCCGAGGCGAAGGACCCCTTGCGCATGGCGCGGGCGATGAAGCTGGCGGTCGAGGGCGGGCGCGAGGCCTATCTTGCCGGCCGGATGGCGACCCGGAAGTATGCCGATCCGTCCAGCCCGCTCGCCGGACTGATCTGA
- a CDS encoding YkgJ family cysteine cluster protein yields MALGFSVAEVDGDRVFPLRCVQLSGTLCTVYPDRPLACRTYRCATLRAFEALDIDRPEADRRVVTTKAAIADLHVTLGDGSIAELKQQLTAGTPVAPELKLQLGIVELLLGRYFKLPDDHPDSGVTDLARA; encoded by the coding sequence GTGGCCCTGGGGTTTTCGGTGGCGGAGGTCGACGGTGACCGGGTCTTTCCCCTGCGGTGCGTCCAGCTTAGCGGCACGTTGTGCACCGTCTATCCCGACCGGCCGCTCGCCTGCCGCACTTACCGCTGCGCCACGTTGCGCGCGTTCGAGGCGCTGGACATCGATCGCCCCGAAGCGGATCGCCGGGTGGTTACAACGAAGGCGGCGATCGCCGATCTGCACGTCACGCTGGGCGACGGATCGATTGCCGAGCTGAAGCAGCAGCTGACCGCCGGCACACCGGTCGCGCCCGAACTCAAGCTGCAACTGGGCATCGTCGAGCTGCTGCTGGGCCGCTATTTCAAATTGCCCGACGATCACCCGGATTCGGGCGTGACCGACTTGGCCAGGGCGTAG